In the genome of Drosophila subpulchrella strain 33 F10 #4 breed RU33 chromosome 2L, RU_Dsub_v1.1 Primary Assembly, whole genome shotgun sequence, one region contains:
- the LOC119546989 gene encoding uncharacterized protein LOC119546989 isoform X2 — translation MWSHQYKMRPQMHLPVIHEQIAMQCARNIVRVASALPQPQPRCPSGHVAVLVELRRVDEPTVHRYQVNVPPAGWPSGDPQGSEEQEPERFQQLVLPGTLETMGHKIPQPERPPCPMHGHAIPDSGNAPKIWSPDSDSGPPPLVMTQCSMHMVNGQNPMEFATFSEPVVAGDSPDALRAHFMASLYQQHPSPLSYSDLWVQGEALGHLPQQETAPQPPIPQLCLGESNEYVATSEAQRINGLKTAPKRPPGNGNGNGNGNGKGIEPHRMAELCLDSNGDYVPNEQLQRPFNSHCLQAIPNEMRREQPYSGQLQSHQAESPPNGLNGYKGELCGYGYIGNDPGKPKNGYKDQPMAFSERGSVLGQMQAQDPSQMMGRVAMIEPRIRQVAPIVPQNNPSLLSLPVTVPPAPPQSYPRELQELFRWNYCALCHTVMRTQRNALDHYASRAHDRRLSSWLVRQSPTGHAGQAVGAVGVSEETLQYLRSARPADFYCDLCDLKLTSVMHAEQHFCGRRHRMVARQMTKPNGEGFYDPEGKWVRTDAKFLMCELCDVSITSESQMAMHMAGARHRRRVHSVYAAGCAEAMALGVGMNVGMNVGMGVGVGVGLAPFNGGQVYGLNANGSLAPLRPIGLQILPAPQPRAIADPVAAYFCEACNITLNHLKSVRQHEQGRMHRRNLHRLPGQPVFYE, via the exons ATGTGGTCCCACCAGTACAAGATGCGTCCGCAGATGCACTTGCCCGTCATCCACGAGCAGATCGCGATGCAGTGCGCCCGGAACATAGTGCGTGTGGCCTCCGCCTTACCGCAACCGCAGCCCCGCTGTCCATCCGGCCATGTGGCCGTGCTCGTGGAGCTGCGTCGCGTGGACGAGCCGACCGTGCACCGCTACCAGGTGAACGTGCCGCCCGCGGGCTGGCCGTCTGGTGATCCCCAGGGGTCGGAGGAACAGGAACCGGAGCGCTTCCAGCAGCTGGTGCTCCCCGGGACCCTGGAAACGATGGGCCACAAGATTCCTCAGCCGGAGCGACCTCCGTGCCCCATGCACGGCCATGCTATTCCAGACTCTGGCAATGCTCCCAAAATCTGGTCGCCGGACTCCGACTCTGGGCCACCTCCTCTGGTGATGACCCAGTGCTCCATGCACATGGTGAATGGCCAGAACCCTATGGAATTTGCCACCTTCAGTGAGCCCGTCGTGGCTGGCGATTCACCGGACGCCCTGAGGGCGCACTTTATGGCCAGTCTCTACCAGCAGCATCCCAGTCCCCTGAGCTACTCGGACCTCTGGGTGCAGGGAGAAGCTCTGGGACATCTTCCCCAACAGGAGACCGCACCCCAGCCTCCCATCCCGCAGCTCTGTTTGGGGGAGAGCAACGAGTATGTGGCCACCTCGGAGGCACAACGCATCAATGGGCTCAAGACAGCTCCGAAAAGACCTCCTGGAaacggaaatggaaatggcaaCGGAAACGGGAAAGGAATTGAGCCACATAGGATGGCCGAGCTGTGCCTGGACAGCAACGGGGACTACGTGCCCAATGAGCAGCTGCAGCGTCCTTTCAACAGCCACTGCTTGCAGGCGATCCCCAACGAAATGAGAAGGGAGCAGCCCTACAGTGGGCAACTTCAGAGCCACCAGGCGGAGTCGCCTCCCAACGGACTCAACGGCTACAAGGGCGAGCTCTGCGGCTATGGTTACATCGGCAACGATCCCGGCAAGCCCAAGAACGGCTACAAGGATCAGCCGATGGCGTTTTCGGAGCGAGGAAGTGTCCTGGGTCAGATGCAGGCACAGGACCCGAGTCAAATGATGGGTCGTGTGGCAATGATCGAGCCGCGCATTCGCCAGGTGGCGCCCATTGTCCCGCAAAACAACCCGTCCTTGCTCAGTCTACCAG TGACGGTGCCACCGGCGCCACCTCAGTCCTATCCTAGGGAGCTGCAGGAGCTCTTCCGCTGGAACTACTGCGCCCTGTGCCACACGGTCATGCGAACGCAGCGAAATGCGCTGGACCACTACGCGTCGCGGGCGCACGACCGCCGGCTCAGCTCCTGGCTGGTGCGGCAGAGCCCCACTGGCCATGCTGGACAGGCTGTGGGCGCCGTAGGCGTTTCAGAGGAGACGCTGCAGTACTTGCGCTCCGCCCGCCCGGCGGACTTCTACTGCGACCTGTGCGACCTCAAGCTGACCTCGGTGATGCACGCCGAGCAGCACTTCTGTGGGCGCCGCCACCGCATGGTGGCCCGCCAGATGACCAAGCCGAACGGAGAGGGCTTCTACGATCCGGAGGGCAAGTGGGTGCGCACGGACGCCAAGTTCCTGATGTGCGAGCTGTGCGACGTGAGCATCACCTCGGAGTCCCAGATGGCCATGCACATGGCGGGCGCCCGTCACCGGAGGCGGGTGCACTCCGTCTATGCGGCTGGGTGCGCCGAGGCCATGGCCCTGGGCGTGGGCATGAACGTGGGCATGAATGTGGGCATGGGCGTGGGCGTGGGTGTTGGTCTTGCCCCCTTCAATGGCGGCCAGGTGTACGGACTGAACGCCAACGGATCTCTGGCCCCCCTGAGGCCCATAGGCCTGCAGATCCTCCCAGCCCCGCAGCCACGTGCCATTGCCGATCCCGTGGCCGCCTACTTCTGCGAGGCATGCAACATCACGCTGAATCACCTGAAGTCGGTGAGGCAGCACGAGCAGGGACGCATGCATCGCCGCAATCTGCACCGGCTTCCGGGTCAACCGGTATTCTACGAGTGA
- the LOC119546989 gene encoding uncharacterized protein LOC119546989 isoform X1 gives MWSHQYKMRPQMHLPVIHEQIAMQCARNIVRVASALPQPQPRCPSGHVAVLVELRRVDEPTVHRYQVNVPPAGWPSGDPQGSEEQEPERFQQLVLPGTLETMGHKIPQPERPPCPMHGHAIPDSGNAPKIWSPDSDSGPPPLVMTQCSMHMVNGQNPMEFATFSEPVVAGDSPDALRAHFMASLYQQHPSPLSYSDLWVQGEALGHLPQQETAPQPPIPQLCLGESNEYVATSEAQRINGLKTAPKRPPGNGNGNGNGNGKGIEPHRMAELCLDSNGDYVPNEQLQRPFNSHCLQAIPNEMRREQPYSGQLQSHQAESPPNGLNGYKGELCGYGYIGNDPGKPKNGYKDQPMAFSERGSVLGQMQAQDPSQMMGRVAMIEPRIRQVAPIVPQNNPSLLSLPAVTVPPAPPQSYPRELQELFRWNYCALCHTVMRTQRNALDHYASRAHDRRLSSWLVRQSPTGHAGQAVGAVGVSEETLQYLRSARPADFYCDLCDLKLTSVMHAEQHFCGRRHRMVARQMTKPNGEGFYDPEGKWVRTDAKFLMCELCDVSITSESQMAMHMAGARHRRRVHSVYAAGCAEAMALGVGMNVGMNVGMGVGVGVGLAPFNGGQVYGLNANGSLAPLRPIGLQILPAPQPRAIADPVAAYFCEACNITLNHLKSVRQHEQGRMHRRNLHRLPGQPVFYE, from the exons ATGTGGTCCCACCAGTACAAGATGCGTCCGCAGATGCACTTGCCCGTCATCCACGAGCAGATCGCGATGCAGTGCGCCCGGAACATAGTGCGTGTGGCCTCCGCCTTACCGCAACCGCAGCCCCGCTGTCCATCCGGCCATGTGGCCGTGCTCGTGGAGCTGCGTCGCGTGGACGAGCCGACCGTGCACCGCTACCAGGTGAACGTGCCGCCCGCGGGCTGGCCGTCTGGTGATCCCCAGGGGTCGGAGGAACAGGAACCGGAGCGCTTCCAGCAGCTGGTGCTCCCCGGGACCCTGGAAACGATGGGCCACAAGATTCCTCAGCCGGAGCGACCTCCGTGCCCCATGCACGGCCATGCTATTCCAGACTCTGGCAATGCTCCCAAAATCTGGTCGCCGGACTCCGACTCTGGGCCACCTCCTCTGGTGATGACCCAGTGCTCCATGCACATGGTGAATGGCCAGAACCCTATGGAATTTGCCACCTTCAGTGAGCCCGTCGTGGCTGGCGATTCACCGGACGCCCTGAGGGCGCACTTTATGGCCAGTCTCTACCAGCAGCATCCCAGTCCCCTGAGCTACTCGGACCTCTGGGTGCAGGGAGAAGCTCTGGGACATCTTCCCCAACAGGAGACCGCACCCCAGCCTCCCATCCCGCAGCTCTGTTTGGGGGAGAGCAACGAGTATGTGGCCACCTCGGAGGCACAACGCATCAATGGGCTCAAGACAGCTCCGAAAAGACCTCCTGGAaacggaaatggaaatggcaaCGGAAACGGGAAAGGAATTGAGCCACATAGGATGGCCGAGCTGTGCCTGGACAGCAACGGGGACTACGTGCCCAATGAGCAGCTGCAGCGTCCTTTCAACAGCCACTGCTTGCAGGCGATCCCCAACGAAATGAGAAGGGAGCAGCCCTACAGTGGGCAACTTCAGAGCCACCAGGCGGAGTCGCCTCCCAACGGACTCAACGGCTACAAGGGCGAGCTCTGCGGCTATGGTTACATCGGCAACGATCCCGGCAAGCCCAAGAACGGCTACAAGGATCAGCCGATGGCGTTTTCGGAGCGAGGAAGTGTCCTGGGTCAGATGCAGGCACAGGACCCGAGTCAAATGATGGGTCGTGTGGCAATGATCGAGCCGCGCATTCGCCAGGTGGCGCCCATTGTCCCGCAAAACAACCCGTCCTTGCTCAGTCTACCAG CAGTGACGGTGCCACCGGCGCCACCTCAGTCCTATCCTAGGGAGCTGCAGGAGCTCTTCCGCTGGAACTACTGCGCCCTGTGCCACACGGTCATGCGAACGCAGCGAAATGCGCTGGACCACTACGCGTCGCGGGCGCACGACCGCCGGCTCAGCTCCTGGCTGGTGCGGCAGAGCCCCACTGGCCATGCTGGACAGGCTGTGGGCGCCGTAGGCGTTTCAGAGGAGACGCTGCAGTACTTGCGCTCCGCCCGCCCGGCGGACTTCTACTGCGACCTGTGCGACCTCAAGCTGACCTCGGTGATGCACGCCGAGCAGCACTTCTGTGGGCGCCGCCACCGCATGGTGGCCCGCCAGATGACCAAGCCGAACGGAGAGGGCTTCTACGATCCGGAGGGCAAGTGGGTGCGCACGGACGCCAAGTTCCTGATGTGCGAGCTGTGCGACGTGAGCATCACCTCGGAGTCCCAGATGGCCATGCACATGGCGGGCGCCCGTCACCGGAGGCGGGTGCACTCCGTCTATGCGGCTGGGTGCGCCGAGGCCATGGCCCTGGGCGTGGGCATGAACGTGGGCATGAATGTGGGCATGGGCGTGGGCGTGGGTGTTGGTCTTGCCCCCTTCAATGGCGGCCAGGTGTACGGACTGAACGCCAACGGATCTCTGGCCCCCCTGAGGCCCATAGGCCTGCAGATCCTCCCAGCCCCGCAGCCACGTGCCATTGCCGATCCCGTGGCCGCCTACTTCTGCGAGGCATGCAACATCACGCTGAATCACCTGAAGTCGGTGAGGCAGCACGAGCAGGGACGCATGCATCGCCGCAATCTGCACCGGCTTCCGGGTCAACCGGTATTCTACGAGTGA
- the LOC119547744 gene encoding uncharacterized protein LOC119547744, with amino-acid sequence MIRTRRSKKARRVPMEEIANFDEDPEFRALLLDIMRVLESIPEAA; translated from the coding sequence ATGATACGAACCAGGAGGTCGAAGAAAGCAAGGAGAGTTCCCATGGAAGAGATTGCTAATTTCGACGAAGATCCCGAATTTCGAGCACTGCTGTTGGATATTATGCGTGTTCTGGAATCGATTCCCGAAGCAGCTTGA